A genome region from Osmerus mordax isolate fOsmMor3 chromosome 27, fOsmMor3.pri, whole genome shotgun sequence includes the following:
- the LOC136936597 gene encoding small integral membrane protein 44-like, whose translation MEEELDFDDLNKEVFFENYKPPSRDAVTLPNHIIYLLLASLAAMIALYAIIRHLIKDLIHDLADLLFGVQPEEETSCPWEAKDKFKADWCPETSAELEAMVQAEEVRVLMDGQGNLPAIWVISEGRQPRQPRSSPRVAFGRTS comes from the exons ATGGAGGAAGAGCTGGATTTCGATGACCTGAACAAAGAGGTTTTCTTTGAGAACTACAAACCCCCTTCGCGCGATGCCGTGACGCTCCCCAACCACATCATCTACCTGCTGCTGGCTTCTCTGGCGGCCATGATAGCTCTGTATGCCATCATCAGACACCTGATCAAAGACCTCATCCACGACCTGGCAG ATCTCCTGTTTGGGGTCCAACCCGAGGAGGAGACATCGTGTCCTTGGGAGGCCAAGGACAAGTTCAAGGCCGACTGGTGTCCAGAGACCAGCGCCGAGCTGGAGGCCATGGTGCAGGCGGAGGAGGTGCGGGTGCTCATGGACGGCCAGGGGAACCTACCAGCCATCTGGGTCATCTCCGAGGGACGGCAGCCGCGCCAGCCGCGCTCCAGCCCCAGGGTGGCCTTCGGCAGGACCAGCTAA
- the dohh gene encoding deoxyhypusine hydroxylase — protein sequence MASDQEVAAVGQILANGKQDLSTRFRALFTLRNLGGAEAICWISKTFEDESALLKHELAYCLGQMQDERAIPTLEAVLKDTTQDPMVRHEAGEALGAIGNPKVLDLLKEYSEDPVVEVAETCQLAVKRLEWLMGGGEKKEDGATDGNPYFSVDPAPPASNQDVADLRRQLLDESLPLFERYRAMFALRNLGTKEAVLALGDGLQCGSALFRHEIAYVLGQVQHEASVPQLRAALERQDESPMVRHECAEALGSIGRQECMEVLETHRRDQERVVKESCEVALDMLRYENSGQFQYADGLARL from the exons ATGGCGAGCGACCAGGAGGTGGCAGCAGTTGGTCAGATTCTGGCAAACGGGAAACAGGACCTTTCGACGCGGTTCCGAGCTCTGTTTACCCTGAGGAACCTGGGCGGGGCGGAAGCCATCTGCTGGATCAGCAAAACGTTCGAGGATGAGTCGGCGTTGCTGAAACACGAGCTGGCATACTGTCTTGGACAGATGCAGGATGAAAGAGCCATCCCGACCCTGGAGGCCGTGCTGAAGGACACCACACAGGACCCCATGGTCAGGCACGAAGCAG GAGAGGCCCTGGGTGCCATCGGCAACCCCAAGGTATTAGACTTGCTGAAGGAGTACTCAGAGGACCCTGTTGTTGAG GTGGCAGAGACGTGCCAGCTGGCTGTGAAGCGTCTGGAGTGGCTGATGGGAGGcggggagaagaaggaggacggAGCTACAGACGGGAACCCCTACTTCTCCGTGGACCCCGCCCCCCCGGCGTCCAATCAGGATGTGGCGGACCTGAGGCGCCAGCTATTGGACGAGAGCCTGCCGCTGTTCGAGCGCTACAGAGCCATGTTCGCCCTGCGTAACCTGGGGACGAAGGAGGCTGTGCTGGCCCTGGGGGATg GCCTGCAGTGCGGCAGCGCCCTCTTCCGCCACGAGATCGCCTACGTGCTGGGCCAGGTGCAGCACGAGGCCAGCGTGCCCCAGCTGCGGGCCGCCCTGGAGCGCCAGGACGAGAGCCCCATGGTCCGGCACGAGTGCGCCGAGGCGCTGGGCTCCATCGGCCGGCAGGAGTGCATGGAGGTGCTGGAGACGCACCGGCGCGACCAGGAGCGCGTGGTGAAGGAGAGCTGCGAGGTGGCCCTGGACATGCTGCGGTACGAGAACAGCGGGCAGTTCCAGTACGCAGACGGACTGGCGAGgctatga
- the lrrc40 gene encoding leucine-rich repeat-containing protein 40, translating into MSRFKRGAKVDSKAGFRTDKEEPAVPYGLLKTARQSGQLNLSGRGLTEVPQSVWRLNLDTPEEAKRNVTFGSDDRWWDQTDLTKLLLSSNNLQVLSEDIRLLPGLLVLDIHDNQLSSIPAAIGELTQLQKLTLSQNKLKELPVEVWSLKNLRCLHLQHNQLEELCAEVALLTDLEEMDLSSNQLTSVPDSLGNLGSLVKLSLANNHLKSLPDGISTMRNLRLLDCTHNQLESIPCILAEMASLEQLYLRHNRLRALPQLPACRSLKELHLGNNQIEAVEAELLEHLGSLVVLELRDNKVKSLPEEISLLRSIERLDLVNNDISTLPSSLCLLPQLKMLTLEGNPLRGIRRDILTKGTNELLRYLRGRLKEEPDGRPGEGPTTAMTLPSQGMVNLHNVRTLKTLDYSGKQEVCVPDKVFDTVGGETVTTVNFSKNQFTAVPPRLVELKDSLSDLNLGFNKLPCLSLELCMLQQLVHLDLRNNLLTALPMELEALMKLRSIVLSFNRFKSFPEVLYRMVTLDTILFSNNQVAGVDALQLRSLGLLSTLDLSNNDLMQVPPELGNCTSLRALMLDGNPFRNPRAAIVAKGTEALLEYLRSRIPA; encoded by the exons ATGTCGCGTTTCAAACGAGGTGCCAAAGTAGATTCCAAAGCAGGATTCAGAACAGATAAAGAGGAACCGGCGGTTCCATATGGATTATTGAAAACTGCCAGACAAAGCGGTCAACTGAACCTGTCTGGTCGGGGTTTGACTGAAG TACCCCAAAGTGTTTGGCGGCTGAATCTGGACACCCCAGAAGAGGCCAAACGGAACGTGACCTTTGGTTCCGATGACCGTTGGTGGGACCAGACAGACCTCACCAAGCTCCTGCTCTCCTCGAACAATCTACAAGTTCTGTCAGAGGATATCCGTTTACTGCCTGGTCTGCTAGTTTTGGAT ATCCATGACAACCAGCTAAGCAGCATCCCAGCAGCAATCGGAGAGTTGACTCAGCTACAGAAACTTACCTTGAG tcaAAACAAGCTGAAGGAGCTTCCTGTGGAGGTGTGGTCTCTGAAGAACCTGCGATGCCTTCACCTGCAGCACAACCAGCTAGAGGAGCTGTGTGCGGAGGTGGCTCTGCTCACCGACCTGGAGGAGATG gacctgtcctccaaccagctGACTTCTGTCCCGGACAGCCTGGGTAACCTGGGCAGCCTGGTGAAGCTCAGTCTGGCTAACAACCACCTGAAGAGCCTTCCTGATGGCATCAGCACCATGAGGA acctGCGCCTGCTTGACTGCACCCACAACCAGCTGGAGAGCATCCCATGCATCCTGGCTGAGATGGCATCCCTGGAGCAGCTCTATCTCCGACACAACCGCCTCCGCGCTCTGCCCCAGCTGCCCGCCTGCCGAAGCCTTAAG GAACTACATCTGGGCAACAACCAGATTGAAGCCGTGGAGGCGGAGCTTCTGGAGCACCTGGGCTCCCTCGTTGTTCTAGAACTGAGGGACAACAAGGTGAAGAGCCTGCCGGAGGAGATCTCTCTGCTGCGCAGCATAGAGCGCCTGGATCTTGTCAACAACGACATAAGCAC cCTGCCCAGTTCTCTATGCCTGCTTCCTCAGCTGAAGATGTTGACTCTGGAGGGCAACCCCTTGAGAGGCATCAGGAGAGACATCCTGACG AAAGGCACCAACGAGCTGCTCAGATACCTGAGAGGGCGACTAAAAG AGGAGCCAGATGGGCGTCCAGGGGAGGGGCCAACCACTGCCATGACCCTGCCAAGCCAGGGTATGGTCAACCTCCACAACGTCCGCACTCTCAAGACCCTCGACTACAG TGGGAagcaggaggtgtgtgttccCGACAAGGTGTTTGATACAGTGGGGGGAGAAACCGTGACAACGGTCAACTTCAGCAAGAACCAGTTCACTGCTGTGCCacccag gctggttGAGCTGAAGGACTCGCTGTCAGACCTCAACCTGGGATTCAACaagctgccctgcctctctctggaaCTCTGCATGCTGCAGCAGTTGGTGCATTTAGACCTCAG GAACAACCTCCTCACTGCCCTGCCGATGGAGCTGGAGGCCTTGATGAAACTGAGGAGCATCGTCTTGTCTTTCAACag GTTCAAGTCCTTCCCGGAGGTCCTGTACCGCATGGTTACCCTGGACACCATCCTGTTCAGTAACAACCAGGTGGCGGGGGTCGACGCGCTGCAGCTGCGCTCTCTGGGTCTCCTGTCCACCCTGGACCTGTCCAACAACGACCTCATGCAGGTTCCCCCCGAGCTGGGGAACTGCACCAGTCTGAG GGCTTTGATGTTGGACGGAAACCCGTTCCGGAACCCCAGAGCGGCGATTGTTGCCAAGGGGACCGAAGCTCTGCTAGAGTACCTGCGTAGCAGGATCCCGGCCTAG